The nucleotide window accctaaccctaaccctaaccctaaccctaaccctaaccctaagACTTATAGTCTACGCACGAAACGATTCCGCGCTCGGACCTGAGATATAGCGGTGTGACGCGAGACTCGAGCAGTGCTCACTAATGCACACTGATTGTGATCAAGGCCAATCTTCCTATGTATAGCTGGCGTGCCATGTCGTGCTATATCGTGCCGTGTCGGATGGGATGCCCATTCGCCAGCTGGAACCGAGCCCAGGAGAACGACGAGAAGCTTTGGCCCGAAGCCCGTAGTACGAATCAGTAGTGTAACCTCGCAGGTTGAGGCTTCCGCTAAGGCCGAACGAAATCAGGTTGTAACATAGCATATTGTCGTTTGCATTTCGCGGACACTCTAGTAAAGACAGCttggtgtgtgtgcgcgGCACAcaacgccaacgcccgccgccacctaGTTCTGATATGTTCCTGACGCCGATTAACAGCCGCCATGTGACAACCTGCCGTCTATGGGTATGCGCATGTCACCAGCGGCTTTGGAGCTTGATCCTCTGGGTCGTCGTGGTAAGTGTTGCGCCTGTCCAAGTATTTCCGTCGACACATTGCTTGGTCATCATAACTAGGACTCTgcgggcgcgacgccctGGGTACAGCGTCACTGGCCCTGCCGACCCCGTTTCCAGCTAGCCACGGTGCCCTGGTACTCAAGCCAAAGGGACGGCGATCACCGAGCGAGTTTAGCAACCGTAAAGAAACAATTCCACATGCTCAACTCCATGTATATTCCGATGCCGGGAAGGCCGTGATCTGTGAATGCATAATTTTGACCAACTCTCCCAGATCGCTAGCAAATACACCAAAGAGCCCAAAAAACCTTTTCCCAGACACCTACTAAGATTGTCGTGATCGTGGACCAGAGCCTCTACCCCACCGTTCAAAATGGACTTGATTAAAATCGAAGCAAAACGAGCTACGAAGGTTAACATATAGCTCATGCTACTCTGTCCGAGACTCTGATGTCTGTCTCTGTTCTAGCTACGCAGTTCACATTTCAGGAACATGCGTTGTGCTGGCCTCTTTGCATTAGGGGCATTACGGTCAATCGCCGGGAGTGGCTCTGTTGTCCCATGGCCGTATTTATCGCAACGTTTGAAGTCAAACTTTGCCAGAAACATTGCTGTGCAAATGACGATTTCCAGTTTGGCAAACTGAGCGCTCGATGTTAATGTCCTTTTTATACCCCTAGCGTTACTGTAAGTAGACTCACTCTCATGCCTGCTGTTTCGGTTTCAGTCTTTTGATCATCTTGAAACGCGGAACCCGGGCTCAGCAGGTCTACTTACGGCACTGATGAAGACCACCTCCCCAGCCGAGGTACGCGTAAGGTACCTCCTGGTCTTCCTGCCTTGACGGTAAATACCGTCCAGGGTCCCACTTGCCCGGGTTATGGTATATGTGCTCATTCATGTGAATGTCATCCATGGCGTACATCTTACTCTTTTGTTAGTTCGTATACCCCGAGCGCCTCTGAATTCCAGACCTAACATACGGCGAACGCGTTATTCGGGATCATCTCGTCACTGTCGCCAATTCTGATGCCTCCACCGCTGATGTTCTTTCGAAATGAAGCACCAGTCATGACAATGCGGATAGAGTCTCGGAGGCCGAGTTCGATAAGTGGGAATTCATGCTCCCACTCGCGTATCGACAGCCTAGATAGGACATCGGCTGCGGTCTCATACCGTGAAATTCGGTGCTTGAGCACGACTTCGTCGACTTCTCTCCTTAGTCTCTCGTGCCAGTACGAATCGTATGAAAGGAAGCATGGGATCCAGGCGGCGTTGTACCAGCTATTAATGAGGCcggcgaagatggcgccAATAATGAACTATTGCAACAAGACAGGTGAGCGACGAGACTCATGGTAAACAAAAAATAAGAAGTAACATACGGACGATATAGCAATGTCATCATCTCGTTGTTCAATCATAGCTTGCATGGCATCTGTACTGGTCTTTCCACTTATTCGCCTTTCCTCTACGATCTGCTTAAAAATCCAATGAAGTTTAGTGCCAGCCCACATTTTGCGCAGCCTGCTTAATGTGGGTAGATGCGGGAACATGATCTCGCACGCTGAAGTCCTGTGTAACTGATCGTATAGGGCGAGCGTCTTGGTGAGCAATTTGGGGCAATTGGCGATGTCATGGCAACCCAAGACGCGATGCGTAAGTCGATAAATGAGATTAACCATGACATCAAACGGGTCAATTGGAAGGGAAGTGTCGATTTTTCCGAATGCGTCCATAGTGTCAGCTGTAAGGTAGTGCAGATTCGTCTCTAGGTGATTCTTATGCATGCAACGCTTAAGCATGTAATTGAAGTGTCCGGTTAGGTCACCATTGTAAAAGCGGTCGACTTTTGGCATGGGCGCAAGAAGCGTATCGAAACTGACATATAACACCTATTAAGCGGTATTCGCGTTCGGATTTTCCATTTGCACTTACCCAGCTATTAGATCAAGGCCACGAGCTGTGCAAagcgacgacctcgccgcgtGGCCCGATAAGGCAACGACGAGATGTGGCCCGCAGTAGAAACTGAATTGCCCGGAACTGTTTGTTCGTTTGCCGCTTTTGAGGAACTTTCCCCTGTCCCAGAAAAATTTGACAGATCCAAGTACGGGCCATCCTCTAAGGAGATAGGGTGCGCTACTCGGaaatggccgccgcgcgtttTGCCAGCTTAGGATCACTATCATCCCGCCGAGGAGCAAAGCTAAACCCGCAGCTGGCAGGCTCAGGAAAGAAGCTAGTGCGTCCAACGTATGATGCATGCTGGCAGAGGTTGTATGAAAATTGCCGTATCAGTGCGGTGTGGGTGTTCGGCTTGGAGGCAGGATCAGGGCTGGCCAATTCAATACGGCTCCCCGCAATCGTGGCCTGCCATCTTGTGCTGCTGGACCATCATATATGCGGTATTCTCTGGCCCGCGTCGAACCTTGACCGCTGACGTGTGATCATGCGCTCGCCACTGCGGAGTCGTTCTCATTTTCACCACGTGTCTGGAACATGCATGCAGCTCTAAAGCAATTACGCTGTTTGTCTTGACCTTGCTCTGTAGTCCAATTGATGGGAGTAAGCACAGGAGCACAGCCGATGGGTCATACTTCGGATCTTCCTCTGCCCAGCGTCTAACGTCCCGCCACATCGTTGCGGTAGCGAAACATTAGCGTAATGCCATGGCACGATAATGGAAGCTACTGCATGCCTCGATACGTGTCGGTTCTAGCTTAAGTGCGGCACGACCATAACTAAGACATATGCCATCCCTAGCTTATCTACTAATAGATTCTATACCCCTCGTTATGCCTTATTGCTACGAGCATCAGGCCTCGCGTAAGTTGCCGTTTTGAATTTCGCGGTTATAGAGCTAACTGTATCGAATTTCGCGGTTACTAGGCTAGCTATATTGAGTTTTGCGGTCACTAAGCTAGCCGGATAAAGTCTCGTAATACTTAAACTTCCTTTTGCTATATTAGGGTAAGTAGCTAAGGTCTTATTATTATCTTATAGGATTTTATAGCTCGGAAGAAGGATTATATAATCTCGAATAAGCTAAAATTATCGGAAATCTctagaaaaaaaaataatAGGGATCcctttaaatatattattaaatcCTTAAAATTTATAAATACTTTCGTTAACTAAATAAAGTATATacttattaaagtattaacTAGATTAAATAAGAAGAGGTTATTTTTAAAAGCCTAAgttataatactattattatagctatataaaggGCTAacttattataaataatGCCTTATAATAAAGTCtcttataataatatattagtTAGCTATTAGCTACATAAATAGTATCTCTAAAGTTATATTAATACTTAGTCCTTAATAGATATTGACTATTAT belongs to Purpureocillium takamizusanense chromosome 1, complete sequence and includes:
- a CDS encoding uncharacterized protein (EggNog:ENOG503P09N~TransMembrane:1 (i12-31o)~COG:Q), with amino-acid sequence MQAMIEQRDDDIAISSFIIGAIFAGLINSWYNAAWIPCFLSYDSYWHERLRREVDEVVLKHRISRYETAADVLSRLSIREWEHEFPLIELGLRDSIRIVMTGASFRKNISGGGIRIGDSDEMIPNNAFAVC